Proteins encoded in a region of the Vibrio sp. CB1-14 genome:
- a CDS encoding KpsF/GutQ family sugar-phosphate isomerase, protein MSEFDFIGSAKRVLNTEVQALMHIERYFDGHFEAVCQAILNHQGKVIVMGIGKSGHIGKKIAATLASTGTSAFFVHPGEAAHGDLGMVEARDLVIAISNSGEAHEIISLFPVFKRLGITTVSMTGKPESTMGKLSDYHLQITVPKEACPLELAPTSSSTATLVMGDALAMALLEARGFSEEDFALSHPGGALGRKLLLKLSDIMHTGDALPMVSPNTLIREALLEISNKGLGMTTIVDDKQTLLGIFTDGDLRRILDRRVDIHETTIGEVMITTPTTATPNMLAAEGLNLMQSKKISGLVLLEQNKVVGALNMHDLLKAGVV, encoded by the coding sequence ATGTCTGAATTTGATTTCATTGGCAGTGCCAAACGTGTTCTAAATACCGAAGTTCAAGCGTTAATGCATATTGAGCGCTACTTTGACGGACATTTTGAAGCGGTATGCCAAGCCATTTTGAATCATCAAGGTAAAGTTATCGTGATGGGAATTGGCAAATCTGGGCATATTGGTAAGAAAATCGCTGCAACTCTTGCAAGCACAGGTACGTCGGCGTTTTTTGTGCACCCAGGTGAAGCGGCCCATGGCGATCTAGGCATGGTAGAAGCTCGCGATCTAGTGATTGCGATTTCAAACTCAGGCGAAGCGCATGAAATCATCAGTCTGTTCCCTGTTTTCAAACGCTTGGGGATTACTACCGTCAGCATGACCGGTAAGCCAGAATCGACAATGGGTAAGCTTTCCGATTACCATTTACAAATCACGGTACCTAAAGAAGCTTGTCCATTAGAGCTTGCTCCTACGTCGAGCTCGACAGCGACACTGGTGATGGGTGATGCTCTGGCCATGGCGCTGCTTGAAGCTCGCGGTTTTAGCGAGGAAGATTTTGCCCTCTCTCATCCAGGTGGCGCACTAGGTCGCAAGCTACTTCTGAAACTAAGCGATATCATGCACACTGGTGATGCACTTCCGATGGTCAGCCCGAACACTTTAATTCGTGAGGCTCTACTCGAGATCTCCAATAAAGGGCTTGGTATGACGACCATTGTCGACGACAAGCAAACCCTGCTTGGTATTTTCACCGATGGAGATCTACGCCGTATTCTCGATCGACGCGTGGATATTCACGAGACGACCATTGGCGAAGTCATGATCACGACGCCAACCACGGCAACGCCAAACATGTTGGCGGCAGAAGGACTAAACTTGATGCAATCGAAGAAAATTAGTGGTCTAGTTCTACTGGAACAAAACAAAGTAGTCGGTGCATTAAACATGCATGATTTGCTCAAAGCAGGAGTAGTGTAA
- a CDS encoding calcium/sodium antiporter: MLEAVVFLIIGLVFLVWSADKLVFGAAALARNVGISPLVIGMTILAMGSSAPEMMVSATAALEGKTDTAVGNVLGSNIANIALILGITAMIKPLSISSAVLRRELPLMIAVTLIAGLILWDSHLGFVEGVILFALFAAFILAMLRISKAEKESGNTDALLDDQESEVPEGVSNAKAAMWVVIGLIVLPLAADRLVDSAVVIAQYFGMSDLVIGLTIIAIGTSLPELAASLAGVLKGEDDMAVGNIIGSNVFNILAVMGIPGVLNPSLLSEHAMGRDFWVMLGLSLLLVVMALGKSKSINRIEGGILFVLFLGYQVYLFANMAA, translated from the coding sequence ATGCTCGAAGCCGTGGTGTTTCTGATTATTGGACTGGTTTTTCTCGTATGGAGTGCGGATAAACTGGTATTTGGTGCTGCCGCGTTGGCACGCAACGTAGGTATCTCACCACTGGTGATTGGCATGACCATTCTTGCGATGGGCTCTTCTGCCCCAGAAATGATGGTATCTGCCACCGCAGCGCTAGAAGGAAAAACAGACACCGCTGTAGGTAACGTACTCGGTTCCAACATTGCTAACATCGCACTCATCCTCGGCATTACCGCGATGATCAAGCCACTTTCTATCTCATCAGCCGTTCTGAGACGTGAACTCCCGCTGATGATCGCGGTCACACTGATTGCAGGTCTTATTCTTTGGGATAGTCACCTTGGTTTCGTTGAAGGTGTCATCCTGTTCGCTTTATTTGCTGCCTTCATCCTAGCCATGCTACGTATTAGCAAGGCTGAAAAAGAAAGCGGAAACACCGATGCCTTACTAGACGATCAAGAATCTGAAGTACCGGAAGGCGTCAGTAATGCCAAAGCCGCGATGTGGGTAGTCATTGGTTTGATTGTGCTTCCCCTAGCGGCGGATCGTTTGGTCGACAGCGCGGTTGTTATCGCTCAGTACTTTGGGATGAGCGATCTGGTGATAGGTCTAACTATCATCGCAATAGGTACCAGTTTACCTGAACTTGCCGCCTCTCTTGCCGGCGTGCTCAAAGGGGAAGATGATATGGCCGTAGGCAATATCATCGGCTCCAACGTATTCAACATCCTTGCCGTTATGGGTATCCCAGGCGTCCTTAATCCATCGCTTTTGAGTGAACATGCGATGGGTCGAGATTTCTGGGTAATGCTAGGGCTATCTTTGCTCCTTGTCGTTATGGCTCTTGGCAAGTCGAAAAGTATTAATCGCATCGAAGGGGGCATTTTGTTTGTGCTCTTCTTAGGTTATCAAGTGTATCTATTTGCCAACATGGCGGCTTAG
- the rapZ gene encoding RNase adapter RapZ, with translation MRLVVVSGHSGAGKSVALRVLEDSGYYCVDNLPVDLLGPFVDSSQDTQQSVAVSIDIRNLPKNLAQLSLTLDQLSLKHDVKLLFLDASKSVLLTRYSETRRIHPLSQREDKLSLEQAIDLEHTLLAPIKEQADFVIDSSEQSIHDLSETIRFQIEGQEKKDLVMVFQSFGFKYGMPNDADYVFDVRFLPNPHWQPELRPMTGLDAPIKSFLESYPDVIELRQQIQGFVERWLPLLEKNNRSYLTVAIGCTGGKHRSVYITQQIGEYFEQLGHKVKIRHASLEKHQ, from the coding sequence ATGCGTTTGGTTGTGGTAAGTGGACACTCAGGGGCTGGCAAAAGCGTCGCCTTGCGAGTCTTAGAAGACTCTGGCTACTACTGCGTCGACAATCTTCCCGTCGACCTTCTCGGCCCATTTGTTGATTCAAGCCAAGACACACAGCAAAGTGTCGCAGTGAGTATCGACATTAGAAACCTACCTAAAAATCTTGCTCAGCTATCACTGACTTTGGATCAGCTTTCGCTAAAGCATGACGTCAAGCTGCTGTTTCTTGATGCCAGCAAGTCTGTGCTGCTTACTCGCTATAGTGAAACGCGACGTATTCACCCACTGTCGCAGCGTGAAGACAAACTTTCTCTTGAGCAAGCGATCGATTTAGAGCACACACTGCTCGCACCGATCAAAGAACAAGCCGATTTCGTCATCGACTCTAGCGAACAGTCTATTCATGACCTGAGTGAAACCATTCGCTTTCAGATTGAAGGACAAGAGAAGAAAGATCTAGTAATGGTATTTCAGTCCTTCGGGTTTAAATACGGTATGCCAAATGACGCGGACTACGTGTTTGATGTGCGCTTTTTACCTAACCCGCACTGGCAACCAGAACTTCGTCCAATGACCGGCTTAGATGCGCCTATCAAATCATTTCTAGAATCCTACCCAGATGTGATTGAACTCAGACAGCAGATCCAAGGCTTTGTCGAGCGCTGGCTTCCGTTACTCGAAAAGAACAATCGCAGTTATTTGACCGTGGCAATCGGCTGTACCGGTGGCAAACACCGCTCAGTGTACATTACACAGCAAATTGGAGAGTACTTTGAGCAGCTCGGCCATAAGGTTAAAATCCGTCACGCTTCACTCGAAAAACACCAATAG
- a CDS encoding HPr family phosphocarrier protein: MSHSRTVLILNRLGLHARAAVKLVELAQSFDATVTICNHEQKEATADSVMGLLMLESAQGENITIKATGSQAEAALNAVCDLVEHRFDEDE, translated from the coding sequence ATGTCTCACTCACGCACTGTGCTTATTCTTAATCGTCTTGGTCTACACGCCCGCGCAGCGGTCAAACTGGTTGAGTTAGCGCAGAGCTTTGATGCAACAGTGACCATCTGTAACCACGAACAGAAAGAAGCCACAGCTGATAGCGTGATGGGATTATTGATGCTTGAATCAGCGCAAGGTGAGAACATCACCATCAAAGCAACAGGTTCTCAGGCTGAAGCAGCACTCAATGCCGTCTGTGATTTGGTCGAACACCGGTTCGACGAAGACGAGTAA
- the kdsC gene encoding 3-deoxy-manno-octulosonate-8-phosphatase KdsC, translating into MSECVETLYGPIRKGTVEKAAAIELLICDVDGVFSDGLIYMGNDGEELKTFHTRDGYGVKALMSAGVQVAIITGRSSKIVENRMKALGITLIYQGQDDKVVAYQDICDKLGIVPQHTAYIGDDLIDWPVMAQVGLGICVADGHPLLAKKADHVTTIRGGHGAVREICDLILESKGELELHKGLSI; encoded by the coding sequence ATGTCTGAGTGCGTTGAAACACTTTATGGCCCAATCCGTAAAGGGACGGTAGAAAAAGCCGCGGCCATTGAGCTATTAATCTGCGACGTTGACGGCGTGTTTTCTGACGGCCTTATATACATGGGCAACGATGGTGAGGAGCTAAAGACGTTCCATACTCGTGATGGCTATGGTGTCAAAGCATTAATGAGTGCCGGAGTACAAGTGGCCATCATTACTGGACGTAGCTCAAAGATTGTAGAGAACCGTATGAAAGCCCTTGGCATCACATTGATTTACCAAGGTCAAGATGACAAAGTAGTCGCTTACCAAGACATTTGCGACAAGCTAGGCATTGTCCCACAGCATACCGCTTACATCGGCGATGACTTGATCGACTGGCCTGTTATGGCGCAAGTTGGCCTCGGTATTTGTGTGGCTGATGGTCATCCACTATTAGCAAAAAAAGCAGACCACGTAACAACGATTCGTGGTGGACATGGCGCGGTTAGGGAAATCTGTGATCTGATCCTAGAATCAAAGGGAGAACTTGAGCTTCACAAGGGTCTAAGTATATGA
- the ptsN gene encoding PTS IIA-like nitrogen regulatory protein PtsN has protein sequence MQISEVLTLDCTKSAVPCTSKKRALEIISEIAAQHTGKNSTELFECMLSREKVGSTGIGNGIAIPHARMQDSDRAVAVLLQCQDAVDFDAIDNRPVDLMFALLVPDAQCKEHLKTLSCMAERLNDKAVLKQLRNAQSDQELYDIIVSH, from the coding sequence ATGCAAATAAGTGAAGTATTGACACTGGACTGCACCAAAAGTGCAGTCCCTTGTACGAGCAAAAAGCGCGCGCTTGAGATCATTAGCGAAATCGCCGCGCAGCATACTGGAAAGAACTCAACAGAACTGTTCGAGTGCATGCTGAGCCGAGAAAAAGTCGGCAGCACAGGTATCGGCAATGGTATCGCCATCCCGCACGCTCGTATGCAAGATAGCGACAGAGCCGTAGCGGTATTGCTTCAATGTCAAGATGCCGTCGACTTTGATGCTATCGATAATCGCCCTGTCGATCTCATGTTTGCTCTGCTTGTGCCAGATGCACAATGTAAAGAGCATCTAAAAACACTCTCTTGCATGGCAGAGCGTCTTAACGACAAGGCGGTTCTAAAGCAACTTCGTAATGCTCAAAGCGATCAAGAGCTTTACGACATTATTGTTAGTCACTGA
- the lptC gene encoding LPS export ABC transporter periplasmic protein LptC gives MSLSRILYSLLAIVIAGSAYYLYSKDDKNVIQIEPDIELPAFSGTNLHNISYSDTGIRSYSITSAHLEHFSKRGETVFQQPIVRIFANGEIQEWEISAETAVLDKEEVLTLHDNVVARNLLPESGFDTLSTQTMSIKLENRDFWADNKVIMLGPQFETQGDAMKGNFANHLAELYNKVNSKYETLAP, from the coding sequence ATGAGTTTATCTCGTATTCTTTACAGTTTACTTGCCATTGTTATCGCAGGTAGTGCTTACTACCTGTACAGCAAGGATGATAAAAATGTCATCCAAATTGAGCCGGACATTGAACTGCCGGCGTTTAGCGGTACCAACTTACACAATATCTCCTACAGCGATACGGGAATCCGCAGTTATAGCATCACCTCTGCGCATCTAGAGCACTTCTCGAAACGAGGAGAAACCGTATTCCAACAACCCATTGTGCGTATTTTTGCCAACGGTGAAATCCAAGAGTGGGAGATCTCTGCAGAAACAGCAGTATTGGATAAGGAAGAAGTGTTAACGCTTCATGATAATGTGGTTGCCCGAAACTTGCTCCCTGAGTCAGGGTTTGACACGCTATCGACGCAAACCATGAGTATCAAGCTCGAAAATCGCGATTTTTGGGCCGACAACAAAGTGATCATGCTTGGTCCACAATTTGAAACGCAAGGTGATGCAATGAAAGGAAACTTTGCTAATCATCTCGCGGAACTTTACAACAAAGTGAATAGTAAATATGAAACTCTCGCACCTTAG
- the lptB gene encoding LPS export ABC transporter ATP-binding protein: MALLKASHLAKSYKNRKVVSDVSLSVESGQIVGLLGPNGAGKTTSFYMIVGLVARDEGSITIDGNDISILPMHSRAKMGIGYLPQEASIFRKLSVEHNIMAVLETRNELTQEERQDRLEDLLDEFNIQHIRKSAGMALSGGERRRVEIARALAANPQFILLDEPFAGVDPISVIDIKKIIEHLRDRGLGVLITDHNVRETLDVCEKAYIVSQGHLIAEGSPEDVLNNEHVKQVYLGEQFRL; the protein is encoded by the coding sequence ATGGCGTTACTGAAAGCTTCGCATTTGGCGAAAAGCTACAAAAACCGCAAAGTAGTCTCTGACGTAAGCCTATCGGTCGAATCTGGTCAGATTGTCGGACTACTCGGCCCAAATGGCGCAGGTAAAACAACCTCGTTCTACATGATCGTTGGTCTGGTAGCGCGTGATGAAGGTAGCATCACCATCGATGGCAATGACATCAGTATTCTACCTATGCACAGCCGCGCCAAAATGGGCATCGGTTATCTGCCTCAAGAAGCTTCGATCTTCCGTAAGCTCAGTGTTGAACACAACATCATGGCGGTACTGGAAACGCGCAACGAACTGACTCAAGAAGAAAGACAGGACAGACTCGAAGATTTGCTCGACGAGTTTAATATCCAGCATATTCGTAAAAGCGCAGGTATGGCGCTCTCTGGCGGTGAGCGTAGACGCGTAGAAATCGCTAGAGCACTGGCTGCAAACCCGCAGTTTATCCTGCTTGATGAACCCTTTGCTGGGGTTGACCCAATTTCTGTAATTGATATAAAGAAAATCATCGAACACTTACGCGACAGAGGGTTAGGTGTACTCATCACCGACCACAACGTGCGCGAAACGCTAGATGTCTGCGAAAAAGCCTACATCGTGAGTCAAGGTCACTTGATCGCGGAGGGAAGTCCTGAAGATGTTCTCAATAATGAACACGTAAAGCAGGTTTATCTCGGTGAACAATTCAGACTATGA
- the lptA gene encoding lipopolysaccharide transport periplasmic protein LptA — protein MKLSHLSLSLCLLLPTAALALSTDTEQPVYIDSDTQQLDMKSNKVTFAGDVKLKQGSININADKIVVTREPQTGTIEVIQGFGDLATFSQLTDDGKTLYGEAKELHYSLKDDQLTMKKQAMLSQDDSVIRGTTIKYRISSQKLVADGNANERVSTVLQPQQVQEK, from the coding sequence ATGAAACTCTCGCACCTTAGTCTCAGCCTGTGTCTGCTATTGCCAACCGCCGCACTGGCATTGTCGACCGATACTGAACAACCGGTATACATTGACTCAGACACCCAGCAGCTCGATATGAAGAGCAACAAAGTGACATTTGCGGGCGATGTGAAGTTAAAGCAAGGCAGTATCAACATTAATGCTGACAAAATCGTCGTGACCCGCGAACCGCAGACGGGAACCATAGAAGTGATCCAAGGATTTGGTGATCTGGCAACCTTTTCGCAGTTAACTGACGATGGTAAAACCTTGTATGGCGAAGCCAAAGAGCTTCACTACTCACTAAAAGATGATCAGCTAACGATGAAAAAGCAAGCAATGTTGTCGCAAGATGACAGTGTGATCCGTGGTACCACGATCAAATACCGAATTTCATCTCAAAAGCTGGTTGCTGACGGTAACGCCAACGAACGCGTTTCTACCGTGTTGCAGCCACAACAAGTTCAAGAGAAGTAG
- the hpf gene encoding ribosome hibernation promoting factor, protein MQIQITGHHVDLTESMQDYVHSKFQKLERFFEHINNIHVVLKVEKLDQIAEATLHVNQAEIHAASNDESMYAAIDSLVDKLTRQLNKHKEKLSNH, encoded by the coding sequence ATGCAAATTCAAATTACAGGCCACCATGTTGATCTCACTGAGTCAATGCAAGACTACGTTCACAGTAAATTTCAGAAGCTCGAGCGCTTTTTTGAGCATATAAACAACATTCATGTAGTTTTAAAAGTTGAAAAATTAGACCAGATCGCCGAAGCTACGCTCCACGTAAATCAAGCTGAAATTCACGCAGCCTCCAATGATGAGAGTATGTACGCTGCAATTGACTCGTTAGTAGACAAACTGACCAGACAACTGAATAAGCACAAAGAAAAGTTAAGTAATCACTAA
- a CDS encoding RNA polymerase factor sigma-54: MKPSLQLKLGQQLAMTPQLQQAIRLLQLSTLDLQQEIQEALDSNPLLDVEESAEEVSNDDKPTAENKDESPTAEIISEPELKDSSDQIEKSEISNELEMDTTWDDVYSANTGNTGIAVDDDMPIYQGETTQSLQDYLVWQLDLTPFTETDRAIALAIIDAVDDYGYLTLSCEEILESVDIEDVELDEVEAVRKRIQQFDPLGIASLNLQDCLLLQLATFPEDTPWLAEAKLVLTHHIDQLGNRDYKLVIKETKLKEAELREVMKLIQQLDPRPGSKITPDETEYVVPDVSVFKDRGKWVVQINPDSVPRLKVNQQYAQLGTGNSADSQYIRSNLQEAKWLIKSLESRNETLLKVAKCIVEHQHDFFEYGEEAMKPMVLNDVALAVDMHESTISRVTTQKYMHTPRGIFELKYFFSSHVSTDNGGECSSTAIRALIKKLVAVENPAKPLSDSKIAAQLADQGIQVARRTIAKYRESLGIAPSSQRKRLL, encoded by the coding sequence ATGAAACCCTCATTACAACTCAAGCTAGGTCAACAGTTAGCAATGACGCCACAGCTGCAGCAAGCAATTCGCTTACTGCAATTGTCGACGCTTGATTTGCAACAAGAGATCCAAGAAGCGCTGGACTCAAACCCACTTCTCGACGTTGAAGAATCTGCCGAAGAGGTAAGCAATGACGACAAGCCCACTGCTGAGAACAAAGATGAGAGCCCAACTGCAGAAATAATCAGTGAGCCTGAGCTTAAGGACAGCTCTGATCAAATTGAAAAATCAGAGATCTCCAACGAGCTAGAAATGGATACCACGTGGGACGATGTCTACAGCGCTAACACTGGTAATACCGGCATTGCCGTCGACGATGACATGCCCATTTATCAGGGTGAAACCACTCAGTCACTACAAGACTACTTGGTGTGGCAACTCGATTTAACCCCCTTTACGGAAACCGATCGCGCCATTGCTCTAGCCATCATTGATGCTGTAGACGACTACGGCTACCTGACACTCTCTTGCGAAGAAATTTTAGAAAGTGTCGATATTGAAGACGTTGAGCTCGATGAAGTCGAGGCTGTACGCAAACGCATTCAGCAATTTGACCCTCTAGGCATTGCATCTCTCAACCTTCAAGACTGCTTACTGCTACAACTTGCGACCTTCCCTGAAGATACGCCATGGCTTGCCGAGGCCAAGTTAGTCCTTACTCACCATATTGACCAGTTAGGTAACCGTGACTACAAGTTGGTGATTAAAGAGACCAAACTTAAAGAAGCGGAACTACGTGAAGTCATGAAGCTGATTCAGCAACTTGACCCACGCCCTGGCAGTAAGATCACCCCAGATGAAACCGAATATGTAGTGCCTGATGTATCGGTGTTCAAAGACCGTGGTAAATGGGTAGTGCAGATCAACCCAGATAGTGTGCCTAGGCTAAAGGTCAATCAGCAGTATGCTCAGCTAGGTACCGGCAACAGTGCAGACAGCCAATACATTCGCTCTAACCTTCAAGAAGCGAAATGGCTAATCAAAAGCCTCGAAAGCCGGAATGAAACCCTATTAAAAGTGGCTAAGTGTATTGTGGAACATCAGCATGATTTCTTCGAATATGGCGAAGAAGCGATGAAGCCAATGGTGCTAAACGACGTTGCACTCGCGGTCGACATGCATGAATCCACCATCTCGCGTGTGACAACACAAAAGTATATGCATACACCACGCGGCATCTTCGAGCTCAAATATTTCTTCTCAAGCCATGTGTCGACCGACAATGGTGGAGAATGCTCGTCAACCGCTATACGTGCCCTAATCAAGAAGCTTGTTGCTGTGGAAAACCCAGCCAAGCCATTGAGCGATAGTAAAATCGCAGCTCAACTCGCTGACCAAGGAATTCAGGTCGCTAGGCGAACCATAGCGAAATACCGTGAATCGTTGGGCATCGCCCCATCCAGTCAGCGTAAACGCCTACTCTAA